AACTTTAGCGGCTAAAACTTCATTACTAGCCTCATCAATAACTGTCGAAATATAACCCCATTTTCCACACGTAAGTTTAAACTGACTGACGTCAGTATGCAAAACAGTATATGGTTTATGGGCCTTGAATTGTTGCTTGAGCAAGTTAGGTACCACCTGTCCAACATGACCATGATATGAGTTGTACCGCCCAGAATGTTTTGAAAAAAGAGTAACTTTCAGACCCATAGAAAACATAATTTTACGAACAGTTTCTAGACAAAGTTTAACATGATGCTGTTTTAAAACAAATCTCATGCGACGATAACCATAAGTTTGATGAGAGCGGGCAAATTCTTGCCGAATAATTTGTTTAACCTGACGATATTTATCAGGCCGGTTTAGACAAGCTAAATGATAGTAATACGTCGAACGCGCAAGTCCCGCAACTTTTAAGAGCGTAATAAAGGGATAATCACGCCGCAATTCGTTAATTGTTTTAACTTTTAGTGCTGTTTTTTGTTTCGAATTACGGCATCCAATTTTTTTAGATAAACATTCTCAATTTTAGTATAGGAAAGTTCCTGTTCTAAATGTCTGATTTGTTTTTGTTGTCTCTCTATTAACTGTTGTTCGGTCTTTTTCTTGGATGTTTCTTTCTTTTTCTTAACCATCTTGGGTCGTCCTATCTTAGATGAAATTACGGCTTTAATTCCAAATTGCCGCATTAATTTAAGCCAATTATAAACGACTGTGTGGCTGATATTAAAGTGGATGGCTGTTTTTTGAATACTGGTAGAATGGTTCAAGTAATATGTAATAACCGCTACCTTGAAATCATTAGAATAGTGCCGGC
Above is a window of Liquorilactobacillus hordei DSM 19519 DNA encoding:
- a CDS encoding IS3 family transposase, which translates into the protein MRRDYPFITLLKVAGLARSTYYYHLACLNRPDKYRQVKQIIRQEFARSHQTYGYRRMRFVLKQHHVKLCLETVRKIMFSMGLKVTLFSKHSGRYNSYHGHVGQVVPNLLKQQFKAHKPYTVLHTDVSQFKLTCGKWGYISTVIDEASNEVLAAKVSSTPNRVLIDQTLETVIKKIPATTKPILHSDQGWQYQMTNYQAKLRHHHFIQSMSRKGNCLDNAPVESFFSMLKRECLRRIKVTSLSELSTLVEHYVAWYNNQRISLKRHGLTPVEYRKQYLTNN
- a CDS encoding helix-turn-helix domain-containing protein, with protein sequence MTRNYTYSFKLKVVKEYLNGENSLHTLCLKYKMPSDTPLVIWVSRYKAFGPTGLKQLKRRHYSNDFKVAVITYYLNHSTSIQKTAIHFNISHTVVYNWLKLMRQFGIKAVISSKIGRPKMVKKKKETSKKKTEQQLIERQQKQIRHLEQELSYTKIENVYLKKLDAVIRNKKQH